The Granulicella arctica genome segment CCCCGCCGATCCAGCAGCACCGCCAACGTCACCGTCAGAATCAGAATCCCAAGGTCCGAGGCGATGGCCAACCCCAGCATCCCCATCCGATGAAAGAGCGTGCTGTAGATCGGCAGCGAAACCAGCGTCACAATCCATCCCACAATCGCCGGCACCCGCGTATTGCCCACCGCATAAAACGCCCGCGCATAGAACCCCTGCGCCGACCACAGCGCAATCGACAACGAGAACACCCCAAAATAAGCCGCCGTCTCCGTCGCATCGTTCCGGCTGAACGACCCACCGCGATAGAGATCAACGATCGGCCCACTCAGCGCGATCATCCAGCCCGCAGCCATCACAGAAACCGCAATCACCCGTGAGGCCGATCGGTTCACCGCTGCTGCAAACTCCACCATCTTCCCCTGGCTGAACAACGCGGCGAAGAAAGGAAGCGAAGCCGCTCCCGCCGCCGCGCCCAGAATACCCAGAGGCGCATTGAACAGTGTCTTCGCCACATTCATCCGCGAGATGCCGCCCGTATCGTCTGAGGCGAAGTACGACAGAATCCACTTGTCCGCCATCGTCAGCGAGACGCCGATCATCAGCGGCAGCGACAACCGTAGCCACTCCAGAAACGCCGCGTCCCGCAGATTGAAGATCAGTCGATACTGCATCCCATTCCGGAACGCGCCCACCGCATTCATCACCAGCGATCCCACAAACGCTCCCGCCAGCACGCCGATCGCCAGCGAGTACGCTCCATATCGCCGGTGCAAAAACACCGCACCCAGAATGATGCCGACGTTGTAAAGCATCGGCGTCACCGCCTGGTACAGAAAGATCTTCCGCACCAGCAACCGCGATCCCAGCACGCCTCCCGCAAAGAAGAACAACTGCGCCGGCAGCAGCAGCCGCGTCAGCGCGATGCACAGATCCGCCTTTTGACCTTGAAAAGCTGGAAACGCCACATGCGTATATAGCGGCGCAAAGATCTCACCCAGCAGCACGCCCACCATCAGCACCACCAACATCGCGTTCAGCACTGCGGAGAGCGCCCGGTCGCCTCCTGCCACATCGCCGGATTTCTGGTAGCGATTCAGCATTGTCAACAACGACGTCGAAACCACGCCGCCGATCAGAAAATAATTGATCATGTCCGGCAGTTGAAACGCTGCGTAGTACGCGTCCGTCACCGCACCCGCTCCGAACAGATAAGCAATGTACTTCGTCCGTACCAGCCCCAGCATCCCGGACAGAACCGTCGAAGCCATCAGCAGCAGCGTCGCCGAAAAGGCCGTATGCGTCGCCGAAGGCCGCAACATCCCCAACAGGCGGCTCGCGAGCCCCCGCCTCACAGCAGGAATCGAATTGGAAGAAACGTGGTCGATCAAGGAAAGGATGCCTGCAACGATTCTACTGGCAGCAATCTCAATACTGGCTTCAATCGAACAGGTCGTCCGAGCTGGGAGCAGGCGTCACGACCTTCGCACTCCGCACAGGCCGTATCGGATGCACCGCCCGTTTCGCCGGAGTCGCCGAGAGCAGGTTCAGCAGCTCCCGCATCTCCTTCTGCAACCGCCGCAGGCTCTTCGCATCTGTCTTCGGATTCGGAGCAGCCTCGCCCTCCACAATCGCCAGCGAAAGCTGCGGCTCCTTCTGCCGATGTTCCGTCTTCAGCGTCTGCCGAGCACCGGGAATCGTGAACCCCTCATCGTAGAGAAGCGTCTTGATGTGCAGCGCCATCTCCACATCGCGCCGTCGATAAAGCCGCTGCCCCGTGCCACCCTTATTCGGCTTGAGCTGCGGAAACTCGCTCTCCCAAAACCGCAGCACATACGCCGGAACCGCGCAGAGCTTCGCCACCTCGCCGATCCGGAAGTACAGCTTATCCGGAATCGCCGATAGGCTTCGCTGCTTAGGAGCGGCGGTTCGATCTGTTCCGTGCTGTGCCATCCAGTCTCCCGAGCCGGCGTTCAAGCCGACGTAAGTCTAACGTTCGACTAGGGAAAGTATAGGCCACCCCGCCTCCGCCATCCCAGCACAACCTCAAAGTTTTTCCCACAGGAACACACCCTGCGTCCTGCCGTCAGGCCACCTCCGCCTGTCCACGCCGCGCCCTTGATTCCCCCTCAACGGAACTCCCC includes the following:
- the murJ gene encoding murein biosynthesis integral membrane protein MurJ — translated: MIDHVSSNSIPAVRRGLASRLLGMLRPSATHTAFSATLLLMASTVLSGMLGLVRTKYIAYLFGAGAVTDAYYAAFQLPDMINYFLIGGVVSTSLLTMLNRYQKSGDVAGGDRALSAVLNAMLVVLMVGVLLGEIFAPLYTHVAFPAFQGQKADLCIALTRLLLPAQLFFFAGGVLGSRLLVRKIFLYQAVTPMLYNVGIILGAVFLHRRYGAYSLAIGVLAGAFVGSLVMNAVGAFRNGMQYRLIFNLRDAAFLEWLRLSLPLMIGVSLTMADKWILSYFASDDTGGISRMNVAKTLFNAPLGILGAAAGAASLPFFAALFSQGKMVEFAAAVNRSASRVIAVSVMAAGWMIALSGPIVDLYRGGSFSRNDATETAAYFGVFSLSIALWSAQGFYARAFYAVGNTRVPAIVGWIVTLVSLPIYSTLFHRMGMLGLAIASDLGILILTVTLAVLLDRRGMVPLSGLEAGEMVMALTAGSVGFAGAAACVGYLPVAHGHRGDLLLIGVGTVVWGGLCFGVLTVMGSRLPGQILRRRT
- a CDS encoding MerR family transcriptional regulator — its product is MAQHGTDRTAAPKQRSLSAIPDKLYFRIGEVAKLCAVPAYVLRFWESEFPQLKPNKGGTGQRLYRRRDVEMALHIKTLLYDEGFTIPGARQTLKTEHRQKEPQLSLAIVEGEAAPNPKTDAKSLRRLQKEMRELLNLLSATPAKRAVHPIRPVRSAKVVTPAPSSDDLFD